In Desulfosudis oleivorans Hxd3, the DNA window CAACGTCTGCAACTGGAAGAAAGACGCACCCAATGCGAAAGCGCTTTGCCGGGCACTTTGCCATACCTGGGAGGAGACCGATTGGGACACCGATGTGAATGTCAAAGCCGGCATCAATATCCGCAGCCCCTATGCCGGGAAACGGGGCATTCAGGTTTTTGGTGAATATTACAACGGCCATCTCCCCTTCGGCCAGTTCTACAAAATACGGGCATCGTATTACGGGGCCGGAATTAACGTATCCTTTTAGTCCGCGCCGAAAAAACCGTTTGCGCGAGGGAAGTCACGCCTGCGGCGTGATTCTTTTGGTACTTTTCTTGCCGCCAGGAAAAGTACACGGATAAACAGGATAAGGGAAATATTCTTTAAGAGCACTGCCGTAAAGACAATTCGATTTCGACACCGATACCGATAGCGATTTCGATAAACAACCGGAAGACTGTCCTGCCATGATTAAAACCGTTTTTGGACAATAATGAAACTGTCATGAACCCAAGCCAAACGGGGAGACGCGACCATGCCTGAAAATTTGAAATCAAGGGATATCGAAGAATTAATGGCTGAAGCCGATGAACTCATCCGGCAGATCAATGCGGATATCATCGAAGAGATGAAGGAAGAACATCTCCTGGAACTTGAGAAATACGCTCAACGTTTTAAAACGATCAAAGCCACGGTCCAGGAGAAGGCCGAAAAGCAAAAGGACTTTGAATTAAGCGACAGCGCGGACGGAATGCACGAGGCAATACTGGATATTGTGACGGCCATGCAGGAGTTTAAAGACAAACTTTTCCGATCGTCGAAGGAAGGGACTAAAGATAATTTTTAGGGGTGCCCTTCACCTTTAGCCTTTGCCGGAATAGATGAGGGTATGCATGCCGATGCGGACCACATCCTTGTCCTTGAGCATACAGCTGGTGATCGCCTTTTTGTTGACATAGGTGCCGTTCTTGCTCTGCAGGTCGGTAAGGACAAAGCCCTCCTTGACAAACTCCACCTTGGCGTGGTGGCCGGACACCGAAAGGTTTTCAATCACGATGTCGTTGGTCTTGCGCCTGCCGATGTGAAGCGGCTTTTCAGGATCCAGCTTGTAACGGTTTACAATGGTTTCCTTAAACTTCAATGTCAGAAAGGGCATGGCGAAAATCCTCTTTTCTTGCCAGCGGTTATGCCCCCCAATATGCCAACAAACACTCCATCCGTCAAGAAAATAGAATGTTCGCACCTGTCGGCGGGGAACGGGGCCCGCACCCCTACATCGTGTGGACGGTCTTTCCGTTGATCACGGAAATGTTGTGCTGCGCCAGCGTGGCCAGGGCCTTGTCCGTGTCGTCAAACCGGAAGATCATGATGGCGTTGTTGCCGCTGTTGCGCACAAAGGCGTACATGTACTCCACGTTGACCCCGACCTTGCCCAGCAGGTCTAAAATTCTGTGAAGTCCGCCCGGCCTGTCTTCCACCTCCACGGCCACCACGTCGTGGGCACCAATGGTCAGGCCGTTGTCGCGCAGCACGCGCTTGGCCTTTTCGTTGTCATCCACGATCATGCGCAACACCCCGAAATCAGAGGTGTCGGCCAGGGCCAGGGCACGAATATTAACCCCGGCTTCGGTCAGAATGGATGTCACCTCGGCAAGACGACCGGTCCTGTTCTCAAGAAAAACGGAAATCTGCTCAACCCGCATGGTTCCCCCTTATGGTGTATGGTTAAAATCTTTCATCAGATTTTGCGGTTATCAATCACGCGCACGGCCTTGCCTTCGCTGCGGGCAATAGTTTTGGGCTCCACCAGTTTGACATCGGCGGACACGCCCAGCAGCTCCTTGATGTTGTGGGCGATCTTGCGCTCGGTCTCCTGAAGCTTTTTCACCTCGTCAGAGAAGAGCTTTTCCCCCACCTCCACCTTCACGGTGAGCACGTCCAGGTTGTCTTTCCGGTCCACGATGAGCTGGTAGTGGGGCTCCACCTCTTCCATCTCCATGAGCACACTTTCAATCTGGGACGGAAACACGTTGACGCCCCGAATGATCAGCATGTCGTCGGTCCGGCCGCTGACCCGCTCCATGCGGACATGGGTCCGGCCGCAGATGCACGGCTCGGCATGAAGGGTGGTGATGTCCCGGGTGCGGTACCGGATCACGGGAAAGGCCTCCTTTGTCAGGGAGGTAAACACCAGCTCGCCCTGTTCACCGTAGGGCAGCACCTCCCCGGACACCGGATCAATCACCTCGGCAAGAAAGTGGTCCTCAAAGATATGAAGCCCCTTCTTGGCCTCGCAGCACTCAATGGCAACGCCCGGGCCGATCACCTCTGAAAGGCCGTAGATGTCAACGGCGCTCAGGTGTAGCTTGGCCTCAATCTCCTGGCGCATGTTCTCCGACCAGGGCTCGGCGCCGAACACGCCCACCCTGAATTTCAGGTCGTTGAAGTTGACGCCCATCTCCTG includes these proteins:
- a CDS encoding phenylacetate--CoA ligase family protein, whose protein sequence is MIYDIEFETLPREALSAIQLQRLVSTLERVYATVPFYRDGFKKAGVKPSDIKSLDDLRRIPFTTKQDLRDNYPFGLFTVPMDNVVRIHASSGTTGKPTVVGYTRRDVDTWATLMARSLAAAGAWRGDIIHNAYGYGLFTGGLGAHYGAEKLGASVIPVSGGNTRRQVMIMKDFGPTVLTATPSYTLHLAEVAQEMGVNFNDLKFRVGVFGAEPWSENMRQEIEAKLHLSAVDIYGLSEVIGPGVAIECCEAKKGLHIFEDHFLAEVIDPVSGEVLPYGEQGELVFTSLTKEAFPVIRYRTRDITTLHAEPCICGRTHVRMERVSGRTDDMLIIRGVNVFPSQIESVLMEMEEVEPHYQLIVDRKDNLDVLTVKVEVGEKLFSDEVKKLQETERKIAHNIKELLGVSADVKLVEPKTIARSEGKAVRVIDNRKI
- a CDS encoding ACT domain-containing protein, which encodes MRVEQISVFLENRTGRLAEVTSILTEAGVNIRALALADTSDFGVLRMIVDDNEKAKRVLRDNGLTIGAHDVVAVEVEDRPGGLHRILDLLGKVGVNVEYMYAFVRNSGNNAIMIFRFDDTDKALATLAQHNISVINGKTVHTM
- a CDS encoding FHA domain-containing protein, which translates into the protein MPFLTLKFKETIVNRYKLDPEKPLHIGRRKTNDIVIENLSVSGHHAKVEFVKEGFVLTDLQSKNGTYVNKKAITSCMLKDKDVVRIGMHTLIYSGKG